GAATGGAACCACTGCGAAGTCATTTCGCTCATAAGTGGTAGCAGCATCGCACAGCGAAACCCTCGCCCGTCGATCTGCGATTAAGGAGAGCCGTTATGCCCTGGTATGCCTGGTTGATTCTGGTTGTTGCAATCGGCTCGATCGTTGGCGGTCTGATGATGTTGCGCGATACCGCCAACAAGGTCGAACTGACCGATGAAGAACGCAAACGCGTGGCCCAGCGCAACGCCGAAGCGGATGCCAAAGAGGCGCAAGACCGCTGACAAAGAACCCCGCCTCAATGGCGGGGTTTGTTTATGCGAGCCCGACTGGGCTTCATTCGTTCCAACGTTTGAACAACACGCTGGCGTTCACGCCGCCGAATCCGAAGCCGTTGGACAAGGCATATTCGATCGGCATTGACCTTGCCTCGCCGTGAACAATATCCACCCCTTCGCTGGCCGGGTCGGGATTATCGAAGTTGAGCGTCGGCGGCACCTTTTGATCGCGGATAGCCAACAAGGTGAAAATCGCCTCCAACCCGCCGGCAGCGCCGAGCAAGTGACCTGTGGCGGATTTGGTCGACGTCACGGCGATTTTATTCTGCGTGCCGAACAACGCCTTGATCGCCGCCAACTCACCGAGATCGCCCACCGGGGTCGAGGTCGCGTGGGCATTGAGATGCTGGACCTGATCCGCTCTGATGCCGGCCTGTGCCAATGCCAATGTCATCGCCCGACGCGCACCGCTGCCATCCTCCGGCCCGGCGGTCAGGTGATAAGCGTCGGCGGTCGTGCCGTAGCCGACCAGCTCGGCCAACGGCTGCGCACCGCGTGCCAAAGCATGCTCAAGCGACTCGATCACCAACAACCCGGCGCCCTCACCCATGACGAAGCCGTCGCGCCCGCTGTCAAACGGCCGCGAGGCACGCTCCGGGGTGTCGTTGTAACCGCTCGACAACGCACGCGCGGCGGCAAAACCGGCGAGGCTGACGCGGTCGATGCAAGCCTCTGCACCACCACACAGCGCAATATCCGCTTCGCCGGAACGAATCAGCCGTGCTGCATCGCCAATCGCCTGAACCCCGGCGGCACATGCCGTCACCGGTGCGCCCAGCGGACCTTTGAGTTGATGCTGAATCGATACATGGCCGGCGGCTAGATTGACCAGAAAAGACGGAATGGTAAACGGCGATAAACGCCGCGGGCCACGGTTGTCGGTGGTGCGCACGGCATCGGCAATTGCGCCGAAACCGCCGACGCCGGAGCCGATGATCGTCGCCGTACGCTCCTGATCGTTGACGTCCTCAGGATGCCATCCAGCCTGGGCCAACGCTTGCCGTGCGGCTTCCATGGCGAAGAGAATGAAGCGGTCCATCTTCTTCTGCTCTTTAGGCGGCGTGGCGCGATTCGGATCAAACCCGGCCTCCGCATCTTCCTGCAAGGTCAGCACTCTGCCACCGACGCTCGTCGGCAAATCCGCCACCACCGCTTCGTCCAGTTTGCGCAAACCGGAACGACCGGCCAACAAACGTTTCCAGACGGCTTCGACATCACTCCCCAACGGAGAAACCAGGCCCATGCCCGTGACTACGATTCGACGCTGATCCATACCGTGGTTACCTCTGCAATGATCTTGTATTACTTGTAGCGCTGAGCAGCCGAACTGCGAGAAAGGTTCGGCGCCATGACATGGCGTGCGGCAACGAAAGCCTGCCATTGCTCCGCGTCAGGCAGCGAAGGAATCGTGATCAATTCGCCCTGATCCAATCCCGCGAGCGCCGCATCGACCATTTCACTGGCTTCCATGACCATCTCCGCCGGAATGACGCTGGCGTCGATACCGGAGCGCTCCCAGATCTCTGTGCGGGTAACACCAGGCAACACCGCCTGAACCTGCACACCCGTGCCCTCGAGCTCCGCGTTCAGTGACTGCGTCATGCTCAGGACATAGGCCTTGCTCGCGCTATAGGCGGCATTGAATTGCTCGGGAAACAGCGCCACCACCGAACCGATATTGATGATCGTGCCGCGCCCGGCTCTGGTGAAACCGGCGGCAGCGGCCGATGCCAGACGTGTCACAGCAGTGATGTTGAGCTGAATCATGCGCTCCAATTGATCAAGGTCAGCATTGGCCAGCAGGCCGTCCACAGCCACCCCCGCATTGTTGACCAGCAAGCTGATGTTGGAGTCGCTACGCAGACGCTGCTCAAGTTTCAGCACATCATCCTTTTGCGTCAGATCGGCTTTGAGCACCTCGACCTGAACACCGTGGGCGTCACGCAACGTGCTGGCGGCGCTGTCCAGGCGTTCCTTGTCACGGGCTACCAGCAAGAGATCGAATCCGCGAGCCGCAAGTCGCTGCGCATAAATCGCCCCGATACCCGACGATGCGCCAGTGACGAGAGCCATACCTTTGGGTTGGACAGAATTCATGAAAGTGCTCCTGAGAAAAATCGCCGCCGGAACGATGTGTGCCAGACTACGCTGGATTTATTATAGGCATAATTCGAAGTGAATATGATAGCCATAATCTTAATCCATCCGTTCAACGTCTTTTGGGCACTGAGTACGCAACGGCAGCCATTACCCAATGAAAAAGGCCGGTCACTGACCGGCCTCCTGGCATAGAACAAACAGCTTAGTTGACTTCCAGCTTGTCGCGATTGCGATCAAGGATCGCCTTGCCGATCCCCTTCACTTCCAATAATTCATCCACGGAAGTGAACGGTCCGTTTGTTTCGCGATAGGCAACAATCGCCTTGGCTTTGGCTTCACCTACCCCAGACAGCTCCTTTTGCAGCTTGGCCGCATCGGCTTCATTAAGATCGACCTTCGCGCTTTCGGTGGAAGCCTTGGCGTCCATCGCCACCACTGCGCTCGACGCTTGCACAGGAGCAACCGGCGCAGCAATCGCGGCAATCGAAGCGCTTGTAAGCAGGGCGAAAATCAGGGAATAGAAGTAACCGGTACGCATAAGTGACGCTCCATCATCGTTTGAGATAGCAGCTTTTCCGAAGCTGCCTCTCAAACTTAGGCGATGGTTGGAGCCTGTCAAAAATGTGTCTGTTACAGAGTGTGAAACAATCAGGGTTCGAGGCGACGCTGCTGGTAGATCCAGTCAACGATTTCGCCGTCGGGGGTGTAGCCGGAGACGGTTTCACGCAGGAGTTGGCGGACTCTGGAATAGTCGTCTTTCTCGACTGCAACGAGCAATTCGCCGAGCTTGCTCTTCAGCACATCCCAAGGCAGGTGATCTTCATTGGCCGTCATGATCATCGGATGTGGCGTCGCAGCGACGTTGTCACCGATCAGCAATTCTTCGTAGAGCTTCTCGCCGGGACGCAGGCCCGTGAACTCAATCGAGATATCGCCTTGCGGATTGCGGTCGGAACGAATACTTAGCCCGGAAAGATGGACCATTTTCTCCGCGAGTTCGACGATTCTGACCGGCTCACCCATATCCAAAACGAAGACATCTCCACCCTGCCCCATCGATCCGGCCTGGATGACCAGTTGCGCAGCCTCGGGAATTGTCATGAAGTAGCGAGTGATCTTGGGATGCGTGACCGTCAGCGGACCGCCTGATCTGATCTGGCTGTGAAATAGCGGGATCACCGAACCAGACGAACCCAGCACATTGCCGAAACGCACCATGGTGAAACGCGTTTTGTTGACTCGGGAGACATTGGACTTGTCGCCAAACAGTACCGGGGCAATCTCGCGGCTCAAAGCCTGCAGGGTCAACTCCGCCAGACGTTTGGTGCTGCCCATGACATTGGTCGGGCGCACGGCTTTATCCGTAGAAATGAGTACGAAGTTTGCAACGCCAGATTGCAACGCCGCCTGCGCGGTATTGAGCGTACCGATGACGTTATTGAGAACACCTTCAGCGATATTGTGTTCGACCATCGGCACATGCTTATAGGCTGCCGCATGGTAAACAGTATCGACCTTCCAGGTTTTCATCACGTCGAGCAACTTGTCCTGATGGCGGATCGACCCGAGGATCGGCAGTAGCTTGACAGGTACCGATTCGCGATTGCCACGCTGCTCCAGCTCCGAAAGGATGCTGTAAAGGTTGAACTCGCTGTGTTCAAACAACAACAGCGTGGTCGGCTGAAGGGAAAAGATCTGTCGGCACAGTTCAGAACCAATGGAGCCGCCTGCTCCTGTGACCATGACAATCTTGCCCTTGATACAGCGCTCCAGCAGATCAGGCTGAGCCGGTACCGCGTCGCGTCCCAACAAGTCGGCAATATCGACTTCCTGAATGTCTTCGACTCGCACACGCCCGCTGGCCAGGTCTGTGAAATTGGGGACGCTGCGCACGTGTAACGGAAAGCCCTCCAGCAAATTGAGAATTTCTCGACGTCGAGCACGGGTCGATGACGGCAGTGCCAGCAGAATCTCCTGGGCACCGGTGACG
This window of the Pseudomonas fluorescens genome carries:
- a CDS encoding DUF2897 family protein; translated protein: MPWYAWLILVVAIGSIVGGLMMLRDTANKVELTDEERKRVAQRNAEADAKEAQDR
- the fabF gene encoding beta-ketoacyl-ACP synthase II yields the protein MDQRRIVVTGMGLVSPLGSDVEAVWKRLLAGRSGLRKLDEAVVADLPTSVGGRVLTLQEDAEAGFDPNRATPPKEQKKMDRFILFAMEAARQALAQAGWHPEDVNDQERTATIIGSGVGGFGAIADAVRTTDNRGPRRLSPFTIPSFLVNLAAGHVSIQHQLKGPLGAPVTACAAGVQAIGDAARLIRSGEADIALCGGAEACIDRVSLAGFAAARALSSGYNDTPERASRPFDSGRDGFVMGEGAGLLVIESLEHALARGAQPLAELVGYGTTADAYHLTAGPEDGSGARRAMTLALAQAGIRADQVQHLNAHATSTPVGDLGELAAIKALFGTQNKIAVTSTKSATGHLLGAAGGLEAIFTLLAIRDQKVPPTLNFDNPDPASEGVDIVHGEARSMPIEYALSNGFGFGGVNASVLFKRWNE
- a CDS encoding SDR family NAD(P)-dependent oxidoreductase; this encodes MNSVQPKGMALVTGASSGIGAIYAQRLAARGFDLLLVARDKERLDSAASTLRDAHGVQVEVLKADLTQKDDVLKLEQRLRSDSNISLLVNNAGVAVDGLLANADLDQLERMIQLNITAVTRLASAAAAGFTRAGRGTIINIGSVVALFPEQFNAAYSASKAYVLSMTQSLNAELEGTGVQVQAVLPGVTRTEIWERSGIDASVIPAEMVMEASEMVDAALAGLDQGELITIPSLPDAEQWQAFVAARHVMAPNLSRSSAAQRYK
- a CDS encoding ComEA family DNA-binding protein is translated as MRTGYFYSLIFALLTSASIAAIAAPVAPVQASSAVVAMDAKASTESAKVDLNEADAAKLQKELSGVGEAKAKAIVAYRETNGPFTSVDELLEVKGIGKAILDRNRDKLEVN
- a CDS encoding polysaccharide biosynthesis protein; the encoded protein is MDRMREFLLGLPRRQKRLIQVLTDVVLVWVALWLAFIVRLGIDELVNPLKAHLWLFICAPLIAIPLFIRFGMYRAVMRYFGNDALVVIIKAVSLSSLILALVVYWYSNHEAVVPRSIIFNYWWLSLVIIGGLRLCMRHYFMGDWFTAAQHVPFASRDDGLTKVAIYGAGVAGNQLVAALRMGRVMRPVAFIDDDPGISDRSISGLQVYKPKHIQQMIDVTGAQEILLALPSSTRARRREILNLLEGFPLHVRSVPNFTDLASGRVRVEDIQEVDIADLLGRDAVPAQPDLLERCIKGKIVMVTGAGGSIGSELCRQIFSLQPTTLLLFEHSEFNLYSILSELEQRGNRESVPVKLLPILGSIRHQDKLLDVMKTWKVDTVYHAAAYKHVPMVEHNIAEGVLNNVIGTLNTAQAALQSGVANFVLISTDKAVRPTNVMGSTKRLAELTLQALSREIAPVLFGDKSNVSRVNKTRFTMVRFGNVLGSSGSVIPLFHSQIRSGGPLTVTHPKITRYFMTIPEAAQLVIQAGSMGQGGDVFVLDMGEPVRIVELAEKMVHLSGLSIRSDRNPQGDISIEFTGLRPGEKLYEELLIGDNVAATPHPMIMTANEDHLPWDVLKSKLGELLVAVEKDDYSRVRQLLRETVSGYTPDGEIVDWIYQQRRLEP